The proteins below are encoded in one region of Hordeum vulgare subsp. vulgare chromosome 3H, MorexV3_pseudomolecules_assembly, whole genome shotgun sequence:
- the LOC123441857 gene encoding chloroplast stem-loop binding protein of 41 kDa b, chloroplastic-like yields the protein MGGTRFIGLFLSRKLVQEGHQVTLFTRGKAPITQQLPGESDAEYAEFSSKVLHLKGDRKDFDFVKTSLSAKGFNIVYDINGSCRECEVEA from the exons ATGGGGGGCACCAGGTTCATTGGTCTCTTCCTGTCCAGGAAACTTGTCCAGGAGGGACACCAG GTCACATTGTTCACCAGAGGAAAGGCACCCATAACCCAGCAGTTGCCAGGTGAATCAGATGCAGAGTATGCAGAGTTCTCTTCCAAG GTGCTGCATTTGAAAGGTGATAGGAAAGACTTTGATTTCGTCAAGACCAGCCTTTCTGCTAAGGGCTTTAATATCGTCTATGATATTAATG GCAGTTGTCGAGAATGCGAAGTTGAAGCATGA
- the LOC123444249 gene encoding V-type proton ATPase subunit B 2-like, with translation MVVANGNVDMEEGTLEIGMEYRTVSGVAGPLVILDKVKGPKYQEIVNIRLGDGTTRRGQVLEVDGEKAVVQVFEGTSGIDNKYTTVQFTGEVLKTPVSLDMLGRIFNGSGKPIDNGPPILPEAYLDISGSSINPSERTYPEEMIQTGISTIDVMNSIARGQKIPLFSAAGLPHNEIAAQICRQAGLVKRKEKTDNVLENAEEDNFAIVFAAMGVNMETAQFFKRDFEENGSMERVTLFLNLANDPTIERIITPRIALTTAEYLAYECGKHVLVILTDMSSYADALREVSAAREEVPGRRGYPGYMYTDLATIYERAGRIEGRKGSITQIPILTMPNDDITHPTPDLTGYITEGQIYIDRQLHNRQIYPPINVLPSLSRLMKSAIGEGMTRRDHSDVSNQLYANYAIGKDVQAMKAVVGEEALSSEDLLYLEFLDKFERKFVAQGAYDTRNIFQSLDLAWTLLRIFPRELLHRIPAKTLDQFYSRDASH, from the exons ATGGTTGTTGCTAATGGCAATGTCGACATGGAGGAAGGGACCCTTGAAATCGGGATGG AGTATAGGACAGTTTCTGGAGTTGCTGGTCCTCTTGTGATTCTTGATAAAGTGAAG GGTCCTAAATACCAAGAAATCGTCAACATACGATTGGGAGATGGCACAACTAGGCGTGGTCAGGTGCTTGAAGTTGATGGGGAGAAAGCTGTGGTTCAG GTTTTTGAGGGGACTTCTGGTATTGACAACAAATATACAACTGTGCAATTCACTGGTgag GTTCTAAAAACTCCAGTATCACTGGATATGCTTGGGCGCATTTTCAATGGTTCTGGGAAACCTATAGATAATGGTCCACCAATTTTACCAGAGGCATACCTGGATATTTCCG GAAGTTCTATCAATCCCAGTGAACGGACATATCCTGAAGAAATGATTCAGACTGGCATATCAACAATTGATGTCATGAATTCTATAGCTCGTGGTCAGAAGATTCCTCTGTTCTCCGCTGCAGGTCTCCCACACAATGAAATTGCTGCTCAGATTTGCCGTCAGGCTGGCCTGGTCAAGCGTAAAGAGAAGACTGATAATGTCTTGGAG AATGCTGAGGAGGACAATTTTGCTATTGTCTTTGCCGCTATGGGAGTAAACATGGAAACAGCACAATTTTTCAAGCGTGATTTCGAGGAGAATGGTTCGATGGAGAGAGTTACCTTATTTCTTAATCTG GCAAATGATCCAACCATCGAGCGTATCATTACTCCAAGAATTGCTCTTACCACAGCGGAATACTTGGCATATGAGTGTGGAAAGCATGTTCTTGTCATCCTGACTGACATGAGTTCATATGCAGATGCACTTCGTGAA GTTTCTGCTGCTCGAGAGGAAGTACCTGGAAGGCGTGGTTATCCCGGTTATATGTATACTGACTTGGCGACTATCTATGAGCGTGCTGGTCGTATAGAAGGAAGGAAAGGGTCAATTACACAGATACCTATTTTAACCATGCCTAATGATG ATATTACCCATCCAACTCCTGACCTCACTGGTTACATCACCGAGGGGCAGATCTACATTGACAGGCAGCTACATAATCGACAG ATATACCCACCGATTAATGTCCTTCCCTCACTTTCGCGGCTCATGAAG AGTGCTATCGGCGAAGGCATGACTCGCCGGGATCATTCTGATGTCTCAAACCAG CTATATGCCAATTACGCCATAGGCAAAGACGTCCAGGCGATGAAGGCCGTGGTCGGAGAGGAAGCACTGTCATCAGAGGACTTG CTCTACCTTGAGTTCCTCGACAAGTTTGAACGGAAGTTTGTGGCTCAGGGAGCATATGACACGCGAAACATCTTCCAGTCACTTGACCTCGCCTGGACCCTACTCCGCATCTTCCCCCGCGAGCTGCTCCACCGTATACCGGCGAAAACCCTTGATCAGTTTTACAGTCGTGATGCCTCCCACTAA
- the LOC123444248 gene encoding probable mitochondrial-processing peptidase subunit beta, mitochondrial, giving the protein MAAAAATVRSRRRLLPHLYRLLHSAAAPSPNRFLRHASPLPRAADHSPFLGLPAARVTTLPTGLRVVTQAYPAATRMASVGVWVDAGSRFELPGTNGTAHFLEHMAFKGTERRPNAYALEVEIEDMGARLNAYTSREQTTFFADVQGRDVPAALDVLSDILQHPRFPQQAIQRERGVILREMEEVQGMMEEVIFDHLHTAAFRDHPLGDTILGPTENIKSISKKDLQQYISTHYTCPRTVVSAAGAVDHDEVVDQVRKLFTGFSTDPTTADQLVEANPAIFTGSEVRVEDAGMPLAHIAIAFKGSSWTDPSSIPLMVAQSILGSWNRNIGVGNCSGSALARGISNGGLAENLMAFNTNYRDTGLFGIYTSAPPDALHDLSRLIMEEFRRLAFRVSETEVARARNQLKSSLLLHIDGSTAVSENNGRQMLTYGRVMPFLELFARIDAVDCDAIMETAKEFIFDKDVALAAVGPISNLPELSWFRSQTASDDKFTSRVFSQFTSRIFSLGAQNN; this is encoded by the exons atggccgccgccgccgccaccgtgcGCTCGAGGCGCAGGCTCCTGCCGCACCTCTACCGTCTCCTCcactccgccgccgccccctcgccCAACCGCTTCCTCCGCCACGCGtcgccgctgccccgcgccgccgaccACTCCCCTTTCCTCGGCCTCCCCGCCGCGCGCGTCACCACGCTCCCCACCGGCCTCCGCGTCGTCACCCAGGCCTACCCGGCCGCCACCCGCATGGCCTCCGTCGGCGTCTGGGTCGACGCCGGCAGCCGCTTCGAGCTGCCCGGCACCAACGGCACGGCGCACTTCCTCGAGCACATGGCTTTCAAGGGCACCGAGCGCCGCCCCAACGCCTACGCGCTCGAGGTGGAGATCGAGGACATGGGCGCGCGCCTCAACGCCTACACCTCCCGCGAGCAGACCACCTTCTTTGCCGACGTGCAGGGCCGCGACGTGCCCGCCGCGCTCGACGTGCTCAGCGACATCCTGCAGCACCCGCGCTTCCCGCAGCAGGCCATCCAGCGCGAGCGGGGCGTCATCCTCCGCGAGATGGAGGAG GTGCAAGGAATGATGGAGGAGGTGATATTTGATCACTTGCATACCGCAGCATTCCGAGACCATCCGCTGGGGGACACGATATTAGGTCCTACGGAGAACATTAAATCGATCTCAAAGAAAGATTTGCAGCAGTACATTTCAACGCATTATACCTGTCCTAGAACG GTTGTATCTGCTGCTGGAGCTGTCGATCACGATGAGGTTGTTGATCAAGTCAGAAAATTGTTTACAGGATTCTCTACTGATCCAACTACTGCAGATCAGCTTGTTGAGGCAAATCCGGCTATTTTTACTGGCTCAGAG GTTCGTGTGGAGGATGCCGGGATGCCTCTAGCGCATATTGCAATTGCTTTCAAGGGTTCATCATGGACTGACCCTAGCTCAATTCCTCTTATGGTGGCCCAAAGCATATTGGGATCTTGGAATAGGAACATTGGTGTAGGGAACTGCTCAGG GTCTGCTTTAGCTCGTGGCATCAGCAATGGTGGGCTAGCTGAGAACTTGATGGCATTCAACACTAACTATCGTGATACAGGATTATTTGGCATCTATACTAGTGCTCCG CCTGACGCACTACATGACCTGTCACGGTTAATAATGGAAGAATTTAGAAGACTTGCATTCAGAGTGTCAGAGACAGAGGTTGCTCGTGCTCGTAATCAG ttgaaatcttctcttttgctTCACATTGATGGATCAACTGCAGTTTCCGAGAATAATGGTCGCCAG ATGCTTACTTATGGACGAGTAATGCCATTCTTGGAGCTTTTTGCTCGGATTGATGCTGTTGACTGCGATGCAATAATGGAAACAGCCAAGGAGTTTATATTTGACAAG GATGTTGCCCTTGCTGCAGTTGGACCGATCTCTAATTTGCCAGAGCTCAGTTGGTTTCGCTCACAGACCGCTTCTGACGACAAATTTACTTCAAGAGTATTCTCGCAATTTACTTCAAGAATATTCTCGCTGGGCGCACAGAATAACTGA